The DNA sequence agtatgttGTTCATAATACGTTATACATAGTACTGAATAGATAAACAGGCCTTATtggcttttaattaaaaacattatatcTATATAGAAATGGATTTCATACACCAAAATATAGATTCTACCGCTTCTACTGCAGAATTCTAAATTCTAAGAAATTATACAATTGTTTTACAAGTATCAAACTTACGTAATCCCAGAAATACGACAATGCAACTCCAAGCCAAACCAACGGAAACGGGATACTCTGcttcaaaaattaaaactaaaggTATTAGAATTCCGAGAGCAAACTGAGAGATCCAATAAGTTATTGTTAGCCACAGGTAGTACGGCATTAATCCGGCGTTATtctgaaaacaaataaaagtattaAGTATCAACAAACGTCACCCAATTTTGCTTTcctataaaattttaatgtgcATGTATTTTACAAACAGTGAAAAGTTTAAGCCTATATTAAAGAAAACTTCTGTTTGATAAATCTAAGTCTTTAACTTACCTATGTCTTTACgtattttgcttttatttattttattatgaaatttctaaaaaataaagttttcgaCGGGGTAGAGTGCAAAACCATACAAGGTTTAACTGGTGCATGCTCACCTTATGAGCAGGTACttaagtaggtaaaaaaaaatactaatacttTTTGTCACAAAATTATGTAGACATAGAAAGTATTTGAACAAGTAAGCCTACAAAATTTCTGGTGTCCGTCAACCGTTCAAAGGTTAACCTTTGAACGGTTGACGTTTCAGTTAACTGGGAAAGATTCCCTTGCCTTCGTATATTATTTCTTTCACTTATTATCTGTTGACTTCAAGTGATTTATGAACGCTAAAGAGTTATACAGTACAATGCAATACTTTCactatttttctgtgtatctgctTTCCGTATCGCTTAcctactatttgtggtgtacaataaagagtctttgtattgtattgtattattaactactagcttttgcccgtggcttcgcccgcgtggaattcggtcatCGCATGCTGTTCCCTGGGGAACTGTGcgttttttcgggataaaaagtatcctatgtcactctcgggcccataaactatatctatgccaaacaTCGATTTCGACTCCATTTTGACGTGaatgacggacaaacatacaaacacacacgctatcgcatttataatattaagtatggatggtattttaaaatcttaaccAAGTTATGATCAACAAGACTCGATTATTATTGTACTAACAGCAAGCACCGCAACTAGAAGCAAAAGAGACGCAATCACGAAGGTCACCGAAGCCACACCGAATATGGTCATCAAAAGCAATAGTATAACAGTTGAATAACTTAGCTCTGGTCTGTTTTTTAGCAGGAGGAAAGCTGTGAACGAGCTTAAACCCACTAcctgtaaaaaaacaaatacagcaTTAGATTATCTGTTTTATGCAGGTTTAGTCAAACAGAAAAGTTTAATCCTGCGTTTGAAATTTGTCAAAGTCTTTATAATGTAGCTTTCGCCACGCAAAAATAAGCCGAGAACATAACAAGATACCAcatttatagttatttatataggtctaggtagtaagtatagttatttatgtaggtaggtagggcctttgtccaacagtggacgtcctatatgTCTGAGATGATGGATATGATATTATAGGTAGGAATGTTTCTATTAACTTACGATACCAAGAAAGATCACGCAAAAAGTGCCGTATCTTAAGCTGAAACAAAAGCAAAACTTGTTTATGCGTggtatttttttgattattaatACGTCGTCCACATAATCATCATGACtttcattttgatttatttgtttcttattcaTTATTAAATGGTTGATATACtcctaaaaagtaaataatataacgtaaaaaaaacttcattggAATTCTGACAGACAGTTTTTGACAtggatttatttacttatttaatataaagttgccaacttaaatttagattgaAGAAggtcaaataaatgttaaaataaatgtgtaTTTAAGGTTGTGGCACGCGTAACCGCTCGGCACCGGATCGGTGCCGCCTCAACTCAAGCCGCCCAGTATTCTTTGTAAGAAATTCCATACTGTAACGCACACATTATATCAGCATCGCCTCGCCCCGGCACAAGCTAGCTAGTAATCCGCAAGCGGCGCGCGAGCAACTCGCAGTATCCAGCTTACACTGCGTGGACACCTCGGAAGTGCTGAGCCGTTTCCGTTACGTGCTTGCGTATGGTTGATGCCTGGTTGACAGCGAGCAGATGAGGAGAGGCGGCGCTTTACGTGTGCGACAACCTTTAACCGAAATAAAGCTGTATATCTTAAGCATCATCCACGAAGacacgtgattttgtcaaaattagacattaatgacattgtaataagagccacggcacgcgtcatcgtgaatcaCTAcggctactgttacacatgctcgttagtagcaagagaggatgctactatcgagcaaatgctacctagtagcatgtgtgaacaggacatgctactattgagcatgcttattagtggcatgcTCGAGACGGgagtggaagggggaaaggtaataagcaagtatgaacgcgtttgcttcagtccatgagcatgctcataagcatgcttataagcatgctagtaacgagcatgtgtaacagtgccttaaCTATAAATTGAAGCTGTTAAATTTTCGGGTCGGTCATATTTAGCTGTCATAATATTTATCATaccataataaattatattaaggttttgattgaaaaaaaaaacctgacaatATAATATTCGGCGAAATAACGTTTAGTGAAACGTGAGCCCGTCAACTTTGTttcttatattataagtacGAGAATAGACACTTAGTTAAATGCACATGCATGTGAAGCAGAACAGACTGCGTCGTCCGCGGGAGTTATAAATCAAAGGGTTTATCGTCATACGGCCCTCTCGAGGCCAGAGGGCAGAGTGATATACTCGGCTTATCAAACATTGCTGGGTAAGGCTGTATAAATTCCAGGCCTTTACCTCACAGGCTTTTACTCACATCTTTTTGATGGGAATTCGTAGAATAAcgtttacttacttatattttatttcaatccaatttatgataagtgtaaacaaagacgccttttatccgaccacagacattcaatgatgtgaaatcctagaacctattgcaaaataattaatctgttcagtcatcatcatcatcatgatcacagacattcaatgatgtgaaatcctagaacctattgcaaaataattaatctgttcagtaaataaaagtattttttttctattttattatttatctacaaTACTTCAattcaaaagtcaaaagtcaaaatatctttattcaatttaggctataacaagcacttatgaatgtcaaaaaaaatctaccaccggttcggaaaaacctctgctgaaagaatccggcaagaaactcaacgaggtatatatatttttttttttaaacagatttacaatattattaaatgatatgtataggtacatcacacatattcaattataaaagcagtaactatattttaattttaaccctTAACTACCTACGTCCTGTTTCAAAAACACAACCAcctatgattattatttattttattttttatttgactggatggcaaacgagcaagtgggtctcctgatggtaagagatcaccaccgcccatagacacctgcaataccaggggatcgcagatgcgttgccaacctagaggcctaagatgggatacctcaagtgccagtaatttcaccggctgtcttactctccacaccgaaacacaacagtgcaagcactgctgctgaGCGGTCTAAAAGACCACTAGTTTTAAAGGATATGCaataattatagaaatttagttttaaatttattaaaaaagtaataaataaaattgtaacagtctatgctatttatttgcaataaacataagtaacaatttaaatcaataaaattttgcataaactACACACATTCAGTACTTGTACTAtctttactgtaaaattacttacccGAAGGGGATATGAGATCTCAAAAATATaggaacataataatataaagattattattaaagttcatcaaattgaatgatcaaccaatttatttaactgatttaattttacaggaacatttaattttaaaaattggaaACCCTCAAAACaaccatttttgtcggcaaTCGATACTAATTTTCGAAACATTCGAGACAAATTAGTCTCTTGCATTCAATGATGACACTTATTTTAACCACCTtttcgacacctcctacgtatactggtacaagtgcataatcataaatttacagagagctgttcaaaggttccaaaacctgtaactttctcatttgatgatataactttcaaaattttgcattggttccaaagaaaatatttgctttctacctgtattcatggaattttcaaattcttgtagtttttgagaaaattgcagatacactactatacgcgtatttacatcttgtagttgtgcggtatactgagctaattaccacttgctccagtatacggcgtaatgcgtagattactgatctaacgatatttttatattgtatatgaattttagatgaaatacttatatggcttgcaatgaacaataaaacagatgctcttttaccttcatctattgatttataaacgttttatcacttgcatcaatatacgctaacattagcatgccacttataccaatataccgctagtaatgttttaaacgtgctatataaaatatagaaatataccttataaaa is a window from the Choristoneura fumiferana chromosome 13, NRCan_CFum_1, whole genome shotgun sequence genome containing:
- the LOC141434399 gene encoding uncharacterized protein, yielding MNKKQINQNESHDDYVDDVLIIKKIPRINKFCFCFSLRYGTFCVIFLGIVVGLSSFTAFLLLKNRPELSYSTVILLLLMTIFGVASVTFVIASLLLLVAVLANNAGLMPYYLWLTITYWISQFALGILIPLVLIFEAEYPVSVGLAWSCIVVFLGLLWTHFLATVKSYMLELQSTMEGSRVIKYADIGTA